Proteins encoded within one genomic window of Aerococcus viridans:
- the pth gene encoding aminoacyl-tRNA hydrolase: MKLIVGLGNPGKKYEGTRHNIGFIVLDEWAHQHHETFNKTGFKGEYFETFVNGEKVIFLKPTTFMNNSGEAVGAVANYYSIPVEDILVVYDDLDMDPGRIRLRQKGSAGGHNGVKSLIAHLGTDKIRRIKLGIGHPGKDGTVVNHVLSRFPKEDHTPMLAATRAAVEAIDYWLAGHSFEETMTNYNN; encoded by the coding sequence ATGAAATTAATCGTCGGATTGGGTAATCCAGGAAAAAAATATGAGGGCACACGCCACAATATCGGTTTTATTGTCTTAGATGAATGGGCTCACCAACATCATGAAACCTTTAATAAAACGGGATTCAAAGGTGAATACTTTGAAACTTTTGTTAATGGAGAAAAAGTGATTTTCTTAAAACCAACTACCTTTATGAATAATTCTGGGGAAGCGGTTGGTGCGGTGGCCAACTATTATTCAATTCCAGTAGAAGATATTTTAGTGGTTTATGATGATTTAGATATGGATCCAGGCCGGATTCGTTTACGTCAAAAGGGTTCTGCTGGCGGACATAACGGGGTAAAATCACTGATTGCCCACCTTGGCACCGACAAAATTCGGCGCATTAAATTAGGTATCGGCCATCCGGGTAAAGACGGGACCGTTGTCAACCACGTCCTATCTAGATTTCCAAAAGAAGATCATACGCCGATGCTTGCGGCTACGCGTGCAGCGGTTGAAGCCATTGACTACTGGTTAGCGGGTCATTCTTTTGAGGAAACCATGACCAACTATAACAATTAG
- a CDS encoding FtsB family cell division protein, with protein sequence MRPEDRPDRESKKVTSLAKHRKAKTKKWSRKPRTTADWITWLVVGIFAVVTLGCVSTAYAAHKDQQGVEEQIALTEDEIAGEQKAIDTLSQQATLLKDDEYVAKLARSRYYLSKDGEIIFSVPEDNASKQAEILNKAYLQNQENNDE encoded by the coding sequence ATGCGGCCAGAAGATCGTCCCGACCGTGAAAGCAAAAAAGTGACATCATTAGCAAAACACCGTAAAGCAAAAACCAAGAAGTGGTCACGAAAACCAAGGACCACAGCTGATTGGATTACATGGCTTGTCGTTGGTATCTTCGCTGTTGTGACTTTGGGTTGTGTGTCGACTGCTTATGCAGCGCACAAGGATCAGCAAGGCGTTGAAGAACAAATCGCTTTAACTGAGGATGAAATTGCCGGTGAACAAAAGGCGATTGACACCTTAAGTCAACAAGCAACCTTACTAAAAGATGATGAATACGTGGCAAAATTAGCGCGGTCACGGTACTACTTAAGTAAAGATGGGGAAATCATCTTCAGTGTGCCTGAAGATAATGCTTCTAAACAAGCTGAAATCTTAAATAAGGCTTATTTACAAAATCAAGAAAATAATGATGAATAA
- a CDS encoding IS3 family transposase (programmed frameshift): MAKYSLEFKLEIVKHYLGNYGGYLAVAKKYNIQDSIVRRWVNSYQQFGIEGLKRSKNQTHYSVDFKLSAVKLYETTEMSYREVANSLGMNNPSLICNWRTTILKKGVDGLSEQRGRPPKMGKRKKADKKVFQDPKNITREDVDVERLRQLENENRDLRIENEFLKELGRLQEAEKQQQRNKAQAIYNLHTINKFKLVDILRVTGFPKATYHYIRKQSKRPDKDKVYKDALLELREKNKDYGYKRLTPELKKLGYHINRKKVLRLMRELGILVTAFSHKSRKYKSYKGTVGKVASNRLKRRFNTSVPHQKITTDTTEFKYYYTDQLGNTQTGRLYLDPYMDLFNSEIISFQITKRPNGESMMEALKVAIERTNDCIFRRTFHSDQGWAYQMKRYSKTLKDNDIFQSMSRKGNCYDNSPMENFFSILKQEMYYGQTYHSFEELAESITNYINYYNKERIKEKLGWLSPVQYRSQYTNSIVFS; the protein is encoded by the exons ATGGCAAAATATTCACTAGAATTTAAATTGGAAATTGTAAAACATTATCTGGGGAACTATGGTGGCTACCTAGCGGTAGCAAAGAAATATAATATACAAGATTCTATTGTAAGAAGATGGGTTAATAGCTATCAACAATTTGGAATCGAAGGACTGAAACGTAGTAAGAATCAAACTCATTACTCTGTTGATTTTAAGCTTAGTGCTGTAAAATTATATGAAACAACAGAGATGAGTTATCGAGAAGTAGCCAATTCATTAGGGATGAATAACCCTAGTCTAATTTGTAATTGGCGCACTACTATCCTCAAGAAAGGTGTCGATGGCTTATCAGAACAGAGAGGTAGGCCACCGAAAATGGGTAAACGGAAGAAAGCTGATAAGAAAGTATTTCAGGATCCAAAGAATATAACTAGAGAAGATGTAGACGTTGAGCGTCTGAGACAACTTGAAAATGAAAATCGTGATTTGAGAATCGAGAATGAATTTTTAAAGGAATTAGGGAGATTGCAGGAAGCAGAGAAACAGCAACAAAGAAACAAA GCTCAAGCAATCTACAATCTCCATACTATTAATAAATTCAAATTAGTTGATATTTTGAGAGTAACTGGCTTTCCAAAGGCAACTTATCACTATATTAGGAAGCAATCTAAACGACCAGACAAGGATAAAGTTTACAAAGATGCTTTACTAGAACTAAGAGAGAAAAATAAGGATTATGGGTATAAAAGACTGACTCCCGAGTTAAAAAAATTAGGTTATCATATAAATCGGAAGAAAGTATTACGCTTAATGCGTGAATTAGGCATTCTTGTAACTGCCTTCTCACACAAAAGCAGAAAGTATAAGTCTTATAAGGGAACTGTAGGGAAAGTAGCATCAAATCGTTTAAAACGACGTTTTAACACATCAGTTCCACATCAAAAAATTACGACTGATACAACTGAATTCAAATACTATTATACGGACCAGTTAGGCAATACTCAGACAGGCAGACTTTATTTAGATCCTTATATGGATTTATTCAATAGCGAAATCATCAGTTTTCAAATAACAAAACGGCCTAACGGTGAAAGTATGATGGAAGCTTTGAAGGTAGCTATAGAACGTACAAATGATTGCATATTCAGAAGAACTTTTCATTCAGACCAAGGCTGGGCTTATCAAATGAAACGGTATTCAAAAACTTTAAAAGATAATGATATCTTCCAAAGTATGTCTAGAAAAGGGAATTGTTATGACAATTCACCAATGGAAAATTTCTTTAGTATACTCAAACAAGAAATGTATTATGGTCAAACTTATCATAGTTTTGAAGAATTGGCTGAATCAATTACCAACTATATTAACTATTATAATAAAGAACGAATTAAAGAGAAACTAGGATGGCTAAGCCCCGTCCAGTATCGCAGCCAATATACTAATTCCATTGTCTTTTCATAG
- a CDS encoding L-lactate dehydrogenase — protein MSKNGQKVILIGDGAVGSAFAYASVIQGVGRELGIIDLDEDRVEGDVLDLIDALAYTSPKKIYKATYDDCSDADVVVITAGAAQKPGETRLDLVDKNLRIFKSMIDQIMASGFDGIFLVATNPVDILTYATWKFSGLPTNRVIGSGTSLDSARFRQELATTLDVDARSVHAYIMGEHGDTEFPVWSHANIGGQSIYDWVTQTSAIDEEALVNLFYHVRDKAYKIIEKKGATYYGIGVSLVRILKAILNDENAILPVSAYLNGEYNQNDIYIGAPAIINREGIRGIIEADLNDHEQQQMELSATKLRDTLETAWAKLDF, from the coding sequence ATGTCAAAAAATGGTCAAAAAGTTATTTTAATTGGTGATGGTGCTGTAGGATCTGCATTTGCATACGCTTCTGTAATTCAAGGTGTTGGTAGAGAATTAGGAATTATCGATTTAGACGAAGACCGCGTTGAAGGTGATGTATTAGACCTTATCGACGCCCTAGCTTATACATCTCCTAAGAAAATCTACAAGGCGACTTACGATGATTGTTCTGACGCTGATGTTGTTGTGATTACTGCAGGCGCTGCACAAAAGCCTGGTGAAACACGTTTAGATTTAGTGGATAAAAACTTACGTATCTTCAAGAGCATGATTGATCAAATTATGGCTTCAGGCTTTGACGGTATCTTCTTAGTAGCTACTAACCCAGTAGACATCTTAACTTATGCAACTTGGAAATTCTCTGGCCTACCTACTAACCGCGTCATCGGTTCTGGTACATCATTAGACTCAGCCCGTTTCCGTCAAGAATTAGCCACTACATTAGATGTTGACGCACGAAGCGTCCACGCCTACATCATGGGGGAACACGGTGACACTGAATTCCCCGTATGGTCACACGCAAACATTGGTGGCCAATCAATTTACGACTGGGTAACTCAAACTTCAGCAATCGACGAAGAAGCTTTAGTGAACTTGTTCTACCACGTACGTGACAAGGCTTATAAGATTATCGAGAAAAAAGGCGCAACTTACTACGGTATTGGTGTATCTTTAGTCCGCATCTTAAAAGCCATCTTAAATGACGAAAATGCTATCTTACCTGTATCTGCTTACCTAAATGGCGAATACAACCAAAATGATATTTATATTGGTGCTCCAGCTATCATCAACCGTGAAGGTATCCGTGGTATCATCGAAGCTGACTTAAACGACCACGAGCAACAACAAATGGAATTATCAGCAACTAAATTACGCGATACCTTAGAAACAGCTTGGGCAAAATTAGACTTCTAA
- a CDS encoding putative polysaccharide biosynthesis protein, producing MKNDDSKANSTGQVAMQGAAVLTLAALVAKVLSAIYRVPLQNMVGNEGFYVYQQVYPIYGIGMTFALNGLPSFIGKQVALQNNKRQSKSLLKRYTVIVSVFALACFALIYFGADWIAAMMGDGLLAPVIKSVSFMFLLMPGLLLSRGFMQGHNLMTPTAISQVTEQFVRVAVILTVAFTFSQMQGTGAKPDVYQMGFWTMQSAWIAAAAASIVMAYYLLNYREKAMYQDFLAGHYGLDQASDPDDGAGLSWTKLTKDFVTEGFVICFFSALLVFYQLIDAFTVYDQLVDNGITTAVAKDLKGIYDRGQPIVQLGMVVATSLATSFLPTLALVKKGDRKQAGEFEIVSRQYLRVTLFFATIITGGLISIMPQLNHFLFASSAGSEVLVVYVLMVIFASLILGQNNILQAQGQWYKAGIAFVVGMLVKGIFTASLVGFLGTVGAAWATNLGLVAMSIYLDWTLPKEVRLLKWGRVAFKAGLLAVLMVAVNFILAYLWHQVLGVAPERLMDALLMGIQILVGVLLVVGYLRKDPILNQVEWETLPKGELIWRLLQG from the coding sequence GTGAAAAATGACGATTCAAAGGCAAACTCAACAGGCCAAGTGGCCATGCAAGGGGCTGCCGTTCTAACACTCGCGGCCTTAGTGGCGAAAGTATTGTCTGCTATCTACCGGGTCCCTTTACAGAATATGGTCGGTAACGAAGGGTTCTATGTCTACCAACAGGTCTATCCAATTTACGGAATAGGGATGACCTTTGCTTTAAATGGTTTACCATCCTTTATTGGTAAACAAGTCGCACTACAAAATAACAAGCGGCAAAGTAAATCTTTGTTGAAGAGATACACAGTCATTGTATCGGTCTTTGCGCTCGCTTGTTTTGCCCTGATTTATTTTGGGGCTGATTGGATTGCGGCTATGATGGGTGATGGTTTGCTTGCGCCTGTTATCAAAAGCGTGTCTTTTATGTTCCTCTTGATGCCAGGTTTACTCCTGTCTAGAGGTTTTATGCAGGGGCATAATCTTATGACCCCAACCGCTATTTCGCAAGTAACCGAGCAATTTGTTCGGGTAGCAGTTATTTTAACTGTCGCCTTCACCTTTAGCCAGATGCAGGGGACTGGCGCGAAACCTGATGTCTACCAGATGGGTTTTTGGACCATGCAGTCAGCTTGGATTGCCGCCGCAGCTGCTTCGATCGTCATGGCTTATTACTTGTTAAATTACCGCGAGAAGGCCATGTACCAAGACTTTTTAGCCGGGCATTACGGGTTAGATCAAGCGAGTGACCCTGATGACGGCGCAGGCTTATCCTGGACTAAATTAACCAAAGACTTTGTCACAGAAGGCTTTGTTATTTGTTTCTTCTCAGCACTATTGGTCTTTTATCAGCTGATTGATGCCTTTACCGTTTATGACCAACTGGTAGATAATGGGATTACGACGGCGGTAGCTAAGGATTTGAAGGGCATTTACGACCGTGGCCAACCCATTGTACAATTGGGCATGGTTGTGGCCACATCGCTTGCCACTTCATTCTTACCCACCCTTGCTTTAGTGAAAAAGGGTGACCGCAAGCAAGCTGGCGAATTTGAAATCGTCAGCAGACAATACCTACGGGTGACTCTCTTTTTCGCCACCATCATTACGGGCGGTTTGATATCGATCATGCCCCAATTAAACCATTTCCTATTTGCTAGTTCTGCTGGCTCTGAGGTCTTAGTGGTTTATGTGCTGATGGTTATCTTTGCCAGTCTCATATTAGGGCAAAATAATATTCTCCAAGCCCAAGGACAGTGGTATAAAGCAGGTATTGCCTTTGTGGTCGGTATGCTGGTTAAAGGGATATTTACAGCGAGTTTAGTTGGTTTCCTAGGTACTGTAGGAGCGGCCTGGGCAACCAATTTAGGTTTAGTGGCTATGAGCATTTACCTAGATTGGACCTTGCCTAAGGAAGTGCGTCTGTTGAAATGGGGGCGAGTAGCCTTTAAAGCAGGGTTATTAGCTGTTTTAATGGTTGCGGTGAACTTTATCTTAGCTTACTTATGGCACCAAGTCTTAGGGGTAGCGCCGGAACGGTTGATGGATGCCTTGTTGATGGGGATTCAAATCCTTGTAGGCGTTTTGTTGGTGGTTGGTTACTTACGGAAAGACCCGATATTAAACCAAGTCGAATGGGAAACCTTACCAAAGGGCGAGCTGATATGGCGACTATTGCAGGGGTAA
- the mfd gene encoding transcription-repair coupling factor, which yields MDLQTFFLQESQNESFKQQAKSGQSVLYLGLQGASRAYMAKTLLNLASEQKVVIVTNNLLQADHFYNDLQSDFSDDQLHLFNVPESVAADWAIASPEALADRLTVLNWARDTKTTGVLITPMFGLKRLLTPTEIWDNTRLLVKLGDELEPATLVQCLLNQGYQRAEIVMTPGEMSQRGDIVDFYPINAEYPIRVSLAFDEVERISTFDPNTQKSLQDQPSINIQPSQEFIVLPQQLQAQADAFQKLMTKSLAKIKDEVVKDLATAVVNDEVLAWKNGETTENSKYFHRYMYPETTTILDYIGDQAFLILDDYARLIQEEATWISNTEMYLQTMVEMGQLPAQVQVYADFKEGIQAFKGRKFYFSVWQQGLGSLKFDGLYQYQTRMITQFYDQMDALKIELDAWIRTGRTVVVMLKDKDRVKKVQAILQEIDVTAEATDEGNIFANKINLIAGGLSGSIEFVQERLVLLAEADIFHTQKKRRKAKKPLISNAERIKNYQQLEVGDYVVHVNHGIGRYTGIETIEFAGTHQDYLTIVFADQAAIHVPIDQIDLVQKYVSAEGREPKLNKMGGSEWAKTKQKVSSKIEDIADELIDLYASREAQKGFAFGPDTAEQAEFENAFPYTETDDQVRSIAEIKKDMEVEKPMDRLLVGDVGFGKTEVAMRAVFKALMEGKQVAFLVPTTVLAQQHYETFTERFADWPFEIGLLSRFRSKAQQNETIAGLKKGQVDIVIGTHRILSKDVEFLDLGLLVVDEEQRFGVKAKEKLKALKANVDVLTLTATPIPRTLNMSMLGVRDLSVIETPPANRYPVQTFVMEQNYGAVKDAIEREIARDGQVFYLFNNVAQIEEKAAFINELVPEARVAIAHGQMTVVQLENVMMDFVLGEFDVLVTTTIIETGVDIPNANTLLVEGADRMGLSTLYQLRGRVGRSTRIAYAYFMYRPDKMLSEVSEKRLMALRDFTELGSGFKIAMRDLSIRGAGNLLGKQQHGFVNSVGFDLYSQMLREAVQRKRGILPAKKTEPVEISLSIDAYIPQTYIRDERQKVEIYKRVQAMTSVDEMWDLDDELMDRYGEPPIETQLLLQVGAIKAAADKIGVTSIKRIAASNTIEVLFHENLEQKIMTQAIFKALEDNPFRLAIKQVGAALMISLGLNKLSTEEWLDYLLQFTTKLADDENVVQMKADQLAKEKADYEKAQALKAEQEDAAGKAAVDAQVKAAENEADQTSSDAENDQAGD from the coding sequence TTGGATTTACAAACATTTTTCTTGCAGGAATCTCAAAATGAGTCATTTAAACAACAAGCCAAATCAGGACAGTCTGTCCTTTATCTAGGCCTTCAAGGGGCTAGTCGGGCTTATATGGCAAAAACCCTATTGAATTTGGCCAGTGAACAAAAGGTCGTCATCGTAACCAATAATCTATTGCAGGCAGACCACTTTTATAATGACCTGCAAAGTGACTTTTCTGATGACCAATTGCATCTTTTTAATGTACCAGAATCTGTGGCAGCTGACTGGGCAATTGCCAGTCCAGAAGCCTTAGCTGACCGGTTGACTGTTTTAAATTGGGCACGCGACACGAAAACAACCGGTGTTTTAATCACACCTATGTTTGGTTTGAAACGCCTATTAACCCCAACTGAAATTTGGGATAATACTCGTTTACTAGTCAAGTTAGGGGATGAGTTAGAACCAGCTACCCTAGTTCAATGTCTGTTAAACCAAGGGTACCAACGGGCTGAAATTGTCATGACCCCAGGAGAAATGAGTCAACGCGGGGATATCGTAGACTTTTATCCTATAAATGCCGAATATCCGATTCGAGTGTCTTTAGCTTTTGATGAGGTGGAGCGGATTTCAACTTTTGATCCAAATACTCAAAAATCACTACAAGACCAGCCGAGCATCAATATCCAACCGTCGCAAGAATTCATTGTCTTGCCACAACAATTGCAGGCCCAAGCCGATGCTTTTCAAAAATTGATGACCAAGTCTTTAGCTAAGATTAAAGACGAGGTGGTGAAAGATTTAGCGACTGCCGTTGTTAATGATGAAGTGCTTGCCTGGAAAAATGGCGAAACCACGGAAAACTCAAAATACTTCCACCGGTATATGTACCCAGAAACGACAACGATTCTTGACTACATTGGCGACCAAGCCTTCTTGATTTTGGACGACTATGCGCGTTTAATTCAAGAAGAGGCTACTTGGATCAGCAATACCGAAATGTATTTACAAACCATGGTTGAAATGGGGCAATTACCAGCCCAGGTTCAAGTTTATGCTGACTTTAAGGAAGGTATTCAAGCTTTTAAAGGTCGTAAATTTTACTTTTCTGTATGGCAGCAAGGGCTAGGGTCACTGAAATTCGATGGGCTGTACCAGTACCAAACAAGAATGATTACTCAGTTTTATGACCAAATGGACGCCCTGAAAATTGAGTTAGATGCTTGGATTCGGACAGGTCGAACAGTGGTTGTCATGTTAAAAGACAAGGACAGAGTGAAAAAAGTCCAAGCCATTTTGCAAGAAATAGATGTAACGGCTGAAGCGACGGACGAAGGGAATATCTTCGCCAACAAGATCAACTTAATTGCGGGTGGCTTATCAGGATCGATTGAATTCGTCCAAGAACGCTTAGTCTTACTGGCTGAAGCAGATATTTTCCATACCCAAAAGAAACGACGCAAGGCTAAGAAACCGCTGATTTCAAATGCGGAACGGATCAAAAACTACCAACAATTAGAAGTTGGGGATTATGTGGTCCATGTGAACCACGGGATTGGTCGGTATACCGGGATTGAAACGATCGAGTTTGCCGGCACTCATCAAGACTACCTGACCATTGTCTTCGCCGACCAAGCAGCTATTCATGTACCGATTGACCAGATCGATTTGGTCCAAAAATATGTGTCTGCTGAGGGGCGTGAGCCTAAATTAAATAAAATGGGCGGTAGCGAATGGGCGAAAACCAAGCAGAAGGTGTCCAGTAAGATTGAAGATATCGCGGATGAACTGATTGACTTATACGCCTCTCGTGAAGCCCAGAAAGGTTTCGCTTTTGGTCCAGATACTGCTGAACAGGCTGAATTTGAGAATGCCTTCCCGTATACAGAAACTGATGACCAAGTCCGGTCAATCGCTGAAATTAAGAAGGATATGGAAGTAGAGAAACCGATGGACCGATTACTTGTTGGTGATGTCGGTTTTGGGAAAACAGAAGTCGCTATGCGAGCTGTCTTTAAAGCCTTAATGGAGGGTAAACAAGTTGCTTTCCTAGTGCCAACGACTGTTTTAGCCCAACAACACTACGAAACCTTTACAGAACGGTTTGCGGACTGGCCTTTTGAAATTGGCTTACTATCTAGATTTAGAAGTAAGGCCCAACAAAATGAAACCATTGCGGGCTTGAAAAAGGGGCAAGTGGACATTGTGATTGGTACTCACCGCATCCTGTCTAAAGATGTGGAGTTCCTTGATTTAGGCCTTTTAGTGGTCGATGAGGAGCAACGGTTTGGGGTGAAGGCCAAGGAAAAATTGAAGGCCTTAAAAGCGAATGTGGATGTGTTGACCCTGACGGCGACACCTATTCCTCGTACCTTAAACATGTCTATGCTAGGAGTTCGGGACTTATCCGTAATTGAAACGCCACCAGCTAACCGGTATCCCGTCCAGACTTTTGTGATGGAACAAAATTACGGGGCTGTCAAAGATGCTATTGAACGAGAAATTGCTCGAGATGGTCAAGTTTTCTATCTCTTTAATAACGTGGCCCAAATCGAAGAAAAAGCAGCCTTTATCAATGAGTTGGTCCCTGAAGCGAGGGTGGCTATTGCTCACGGTCAAATGACCGTTGTCCAACTGGAAAATGTCATGATGGACTTTGTCCTTGGTGAGTTTGATGTTTTAGTGACGACAACCATTATTGAAACAGGGGTCGACATTCCTAATGCCAACACCTTGCTGGTTGAAGGAGCCGACCGGATGGGTCTGTCTACCCTTTACCAATTACGGGGTCGGGTTGGACGGTCAACTCGAATTGCCTATGCCTATTTCATGTACCGACCAGACAAGATGTTGTCTGAGGTATCGGAAAAACGCTTGATGGCCTTGCGTGATTTCACGGAACTAGGGTCTGGTTTTAAGATTGCCATGCGTGACTTGTCCATTCGTGGGGCAGGTAACTTACTCGGGAAACAGCAACACGGATTTGTTAACTCAGTCGGTTTCGACCTCTATTCACAAATGCTACGTGAAGCAGTCCAACGTAAACGGGGCATTTTACCGGCTAAGAAAACTGAGCCAGTGGAAATATCACTATCTATTGATGCTTATATTCCACAGACCTATATCCGTGATGAGCGACAAAAAGTGGAGATTTATAAACGGGTGCAAGCCATGACTAGTGTGGATGAAATGTGGGACTTGGATGATGAGTTGATGGATCGATATGGTGAACCACCAATTGAAACGCAACTTTTACTGCAAGTAGGTGCGATTAAAGCGGCGGCCGATAAGATTGGTGTGACAAGCATTAAACGGATTGCTGCCAGCAACACCATAGAAGTCCTTTTCCACGAAAATCTTGAACAAAAAATTATGACACAAGCTATCTTCAAGGCTTTAGAGGACAATCCTTTCCGCTTAGCGATTAAGCAAGTTGGGGCTGCCTTAATGATTAGCCTAGGTTTAAACAAGTTGTCTACTGAAGAATGGTTGGACTACTTACTGCAATTTACAACCAAGTTAGCTGATGACGAAAATGTGGTCCAAATGAAGGCGGACCAATTGGCCAAGGAAAAAGCTGACTACGAGAAAGCGCAAGCCTTAAAAGCTGAACAAGAAGATGCAGCGGGTAAAGCTGCTGTAGATGCTCAAGTGAAGGCTGCTGAAAATGAAGCTGATCAAACTAGTTCAGATGCAGAAAATGACCAAGCAGGTGACTAG
- a CDS encoding RNA-binding S4 domain-containing protein — translation MRLDKFLKVSRIIKRRSVAKEVADKGRITINGRPAKSGTDVKIGDELVITFGNKDMTVRVENLKETTRKDEAENMFTIVGESYHEDQEKGSI, via the coding sequence TTGCGATTAGATAAATTTTTAAAAGTATCCAGAATTATTAAAAGAAGAAGTGTTGCTAAAGAAGTTGCGGACAAGGGTCGGATTACCATTAATGGTCGTCCAGCTAAGTCAGGTACAGATGTTAAAATCGGTGACGAACTGGTAATTACATTTGGGAATAAGGACATGACTGTTCGCGTTGAAAACTTGAAAGAAACAACACGAAAAGATGAAGCGGAAAATATGTTTACCATAGTTGGCGAAAGTTACCACGAGGATCAGGAAAAAGGTAGTATTTAG
- a CDS encoding S1 domain-containing RNA-binding protein, which translates to MAIEVGNKVTGKVTGITKFGAFVDLGEGKNGLVHISEVAEGYVKDINDVLSVGDEVTVLVTNVADDGKIALSIRRLNADSASKPASSNRGNNDGGGRDRSNQNFRKDDNRDNRGGGYQGKPKSNNHSGGRSNFGGGNSFKSNAGNKAGTNDFDSLMSSFLKDSDDRLTSLKRNTEGKRGGRGGRRS; encoded by the coding sequence ATGGCAATTGAAGTAGGAAATAAAGTTACCGGAAAAGTTACAGGGATTACAAAATTTGGTGCATTTGTTGATTTAGGAGAAGGCAAAAATGGTTTAGTCCACATCTCTGAAGTAGCTGAAGGATACGTGAAAGATATCAACGATGTCTTATCGGTTGGAGATGAAGTAACTGTTTTAGTGACCAATGTAGCTGATGACGGTAAGATTGCATTGTCAATCCGTCGTTTAAACGCAGATAGCGCAAGCAAACCAGCGTCTTCTAATCGCGGAAACAACGATGGTGGCGGTCGCGACCGTAGCAACCAAAACTTCCGTAAAGATGACAACCGCGACAACCGTGGTGGTGGCTATCAAGGTAAACCAAAATCAAACAACCATTCAGGTGGTCGTTCAAACTTTGGTGGCGGGAATTCATTCAAGTCTAACGCTGGTAACAAAGCGGGGACAAATGATTTTGATAGCCTGATGTCATCATTCTTAAAAGATTCCGATGACCGTTTAACTTCATTAAAACGTAATACAGAAGGTAAACGCGGTGGCCGAGGCGGCCGTCGTTCTTAA
- a CDS encoding AEC family transporter — translation MFSNFMIGFNAVMPMLIYMLFGQFFAQAGMIKQESFQDFNKALFKILLPINLFTNIYKSDFKQSFNGYALTYIFVIALILYFMLAFIIPRVSNDRTRYGVMLQGSVRANAILFGLPLGTSLLGEENLGMVTITLAIIVPFWNIMSVVGFSLYSEDKVSFKQMGRSIITNPMVIATFIGLIVILLGLQFPEAINTSLTNINRMVSPLALMVMGGTFSFKLKDVDFALIFTVANKLIIIPLIAITLGAILGFRGDAIVSILIAFAGPTAVSSYAQAIAADGDGDLANQTVVFTTIFSMITLVFLIALMKTFGLF, via the coding sequence TGCCCAAGCGGGGATGATTAAACAAGAATCCTTTCAAGACTTTAACAAAGCCTTATTTAAAATTTTGCTACCAATCAACTTATTCACCAATATTTATAAGTCTGATTTCAAGCAATCATTCAACGGCTATGCCTTGACTTATATTTTTGTCATCGCTTTAATCCTGTACTTTATGCTAGCCTTTATTATTCCAAGGGTATCCAATGACCGGACCCGTTACGGGGTGATGCTACAGGGGTCAGTCAGAGCGAACGCCATCCTATTTGGTTTACCCTTGGGGACATCTCTATTAGGTGAAGAAAATTTGGGGATGGTGACTATTACCTTGGCCATCATCGTGCCGTTCTGGAATATCATGTCGGTCGTCGGTTTTTCTTTATATTCAGAAGATAAAGTCTCTTTTAAACAGATGGGTAGAAGTATTATCACGAACCCAATGGTGATTGCCACGTTCATTGGTTTGATTGTTATCTTACTGGGTCTACAATTTCCTGAAGCCATCAATACTTCTTTAACCAACATTAACCGAATGGTATCACCGCTTGCCTTGATGGTCATGGGGGGGACTTTCTCTTTTAAATTGAAAGATGTCGATTTTGCCTTAATCTTTACGGTAGCCAATAAATTGATTATTATTCCTTTGATCGCAATTACCCTCGGTGCTATTCTAGGTTTTAGAGGGGATGCAATCGTTTCTATCCTGATTGCATTCGCTGGGCCAACGGCTGTATCGTCTTATGCTCAAGCCATTGCAGCGGACGGAGACGGGGACTTAGCCAACCAAACAGTGGTGTTTACGACCATCTTTTCTATGATTACCTTGGTATTCTTGATTGCCTTGATGAAAACATTTGGTTTATTCTAA